A region of the Nocardia asteroides genome:
TGTTCGAGCGCGGCTTCGCCCTCCGCGGCGGCCTGGTCGTGCCCGAGCGGACCGGCTCACGGATTCGCACCTTCGACGTCGCCGGTCGCTCGCGCGGGGGTATCGATTCCCGGATCCGAACACCTCGCACTGAGCCGCGCCTACCCGCGGCTGGGGGAGGTCGACGTATATCTCGGACTGCCGACTGCGGTCGCTCGCGGCCTGCAGGCCGGCTCGTTACTCACCGGCGCCGTCGCACGAGTGGAGCCGGTGAAACAACTGGCCGAGGGTGTGCTGGAACGTGTCGTGAAGGGATCGACCGGCGGCCCGGGGCAGGACGCACGGGCCCGCACTCGCTCCTGGGCGGTTGCCGAGACATTCGACGACACCGGCCGCGCGCTGGCGTCGGTCACACTGGGCGGTGTCGACCCCTACGACTTCACTGCCGCGATCCTCGGCTGGGGTGCGCAGACCGGGGGTCGCCGTAGTATCGGCCGAATTTCGGGCGGATATGGCGTAACCCGCTGGTAGTGGTGGTATTTGGGGTTGCCGCGCTGCGGGATTGGGTTGTTAGTGCTTTGCTGGCTGGCGTCGTGGTCGGTCGGTGTGGTGAAGGGTGAGAGTTCGTGGCGACGCGGGTGTTCGCGGACGAGCAGTTGGAGCGTCTGCGGGAGTTCCCGGAGATCGGGCGGGAGGAGTTGTTCCGGTTCTTCACGTTGAGCCCGGCGGATGTGGCGTTCGTGGATCCGGAGCGTGGTCGGGGGCCTGCGGATCGGTTGGGGTTGGCGATCGCGTTGTGCACGTTGCCGTGGTTGGGGTTCGTTCCGGACAGGTTGGTGACCGCGCCGCCGGTGGCGGTGGCGCGGTTGGCGGGGCAGTTGGGGGTGGATCCGGTCGAGATCGGCTCCTACGGCCGTCGCGCGAAGACCCGGACCGAGCATGTGCGGCTGGTCGCGCGGTATCTGGGCTGGCGCAACGCCGGGGCGATGGAGTTGAAGGAACTCGACGAGTTCTTGTTGGCGCGGGCGTTGGAGCACGATTCCCCGACGCTGTTGTTCCGGTTGGGGTGCGAGTTTCTGGTGTCGGCGCGGGTGATCCGGCCGGGGCCGGTGATGGTGATCGAGCGGGTCGCCCACGCTCGCGCCCAGGCCCAGGCCCAGGCCGAAACCTACGATCGGCTCGCCCACGAGTTCACTCCCGAGCGGTGCGCGCAGTTGGACGGGTTGCTGGTCAACGACGCCTCGATCGGGATGTCGCGGTTGCGGTGGCTGTCGACCGGGCCGGTGGAGGCATCCGCGTCGGCGGTGCGCGCGGAGGTCGACAAACTCGGATTCCTGCGCGGTCTCGGCGCCGACGAGCTGGATATGTCGGTGCTGCCCGCCGAGCGGCGCCGGTTCCTGGCCACGATAGGCCGCCGGTTGACCGGCCAAGCCCTCGAACGTCGTGACCCGCAGCGGCGGTATCCGATCCTGCTGACGGTGTTGGCGCAGTCGGGCACCGATGTGCTCGATGAGGTGGTGGGGTTGTTCGATCAGGCGATCTCGGCGAAATTCGGTGCCGCCGAACGCCGGATGCAACAGGAGTTGGCCGAGCGCGGCAAGACCGGGGAGGACCGCCAGGCCCTGCTCGACGATCTCCTCGAAATCATCACCGACCTCGGGATCGGCGACGAGCAGATCGGCGGGCTGATCCGCGGTGAGCGGATCGGTTGGGAACGGCTACGCGCGGCGATCGCGCAGGCCAAACCCCGACTTCCGCGTGACCACGGCCATCTGGCCGCGCTCGACTCCTCGTATTCGTATCTGCGCCAGTTCACCCCGGCGGTGCTCTCGACGGTGCGGTTCACGGGCGGCACCGCGGCGACGGAGTTGCTGATCGCGGTGCACATGCTGCGCGAGTTGAACTCGACCGGCGCCCGCAAGGTCCCCGCGGAAGCACCGACCGGGTTCGTGCCGACGAAATGGCGCGGCTACCTCGACGAAGCCCGCAAATCCGGCAGCGCCACCGCGTATCGGCACTACTGGGAGCTGTGCGTGCTGCTCGGATTACGCGACGGGCTGCGCAGCGGGGACGTGTTCGTGCCCGGCTCACGCCGTTACGCCGACCCGGCCGCCTATCTGCTCACCGCCGAGCAGTGGGAGCCTCAGCGCGTCGAGTTCTGCCGTCTGGTCGGCAAATCCGCCGACCCGGCCCAGGCGCTGGCGGCCGCGACCGACGAACTGCACACCGCGGTCGCCGAGCTGGAGACCGTCCTCGCCGACGGTAACGGCCCGGTCCGCCTCGACGAGGCCGGGGATCTGGTGATCTCACCGCTGACCGCCGAGGATGTCCCGGCCGAGGCGATCGCGTTGAAGGCCGAGCTCACGGAAATGCTGCCCTTCGCCCCGATCGTGTCGCTTCTCATCGAGCTGGACAAACGCACCGGCTACCTGGACTGCTTCACCCACGCGAGCGGAAAGCAGGCTCGCACTCCGAAATTGAAACGCAACCTGATCGCGGTCCTGCTCGCCTACTCGACCAACCTCGGGCTCACCAGAATGGGTGAGGCGTGCGGGATCTCCTACGACATCCTGGCCTGGACCTCGGAATGGTACGTGCGCGAGGAGACCCTGCGGGCGGCGAACCTGGCCATCATCGACTACCATCAACGCCTGCCGCTGACCACGGTGTTCGGCGCCGGAACCTTGTCCTCGAGTGACGGTCAACGCTTCCCGACGCGCGGCAAGTCGATCACCGCTAGAGCGTTGAGCCGCTATTTCGCCAACGAGGGCCTGTCGACCTACACCCACGTCACCGACCAGCACGCCACCTACGGCACGAAGATCATCGTGGCCACCCGCCGCGAGGCGCACTACGTGCTCGACGAGATCCTGGGCAACGCCACCGATCTCCCGATCACCGAACACGCGACCGACACCCACGGCGTCACCCTCGTCAATTTCGGATTGTTCGACCTGCTCGGGATGCAGCTCTCGCCCCGAATCCGGGACCTGGGCCGCATCACCCTCTACCGGCCAGGACCCCGCGCCGTCGCCGAGGCCCGGTTCTCGCAGGTGGGACCGTTGCTGACCCGCAAACTGAACCTGGAGTTGATCGCCGAGCACTGGGACGACCTGCTCCGGTTGGCGGGGTCGTTGAAGTTCGGGCACGCCACCGCCTCGCTGCTGGTCGGGAAACTCTCGGCCTCCGGGCGTCAGAACGCCCTCGCCGCGGCGCTCAAGGAGTACGGGGCGCTGCGGCGCACGATCTACGCCGCGAAATACCTCGCCGACCCCGACTACCGGCGCAAGATCTCGCGCCAACTCAACAAGGGAGAATCGTTGCACGCGCTGCGCCGCGACCTGCTCTACGCCCACGAGGGCATGATCCGGGCGCGGCACCTCGACGGGCAGACCGAACAAGCCTGGTGCCTCACCCTGGCCACGAACGCCGTGATCACCTGGACCACAGAGTATTACGGTCTCGCCGTGGAGCAGATGCGGCGGTCCGGCCGCCGGATCGATGACGATGTGCTTGCCCACATCTCCCCGGCGCACAGCGAGAACATCAATTTCTTCGGCGCAATCGAGGTCGACAATCGACGCCGAACTCGCCGCACTCGGCCCAACCGGATATCGGCCGTTGCGGGTCCGCGACACCCTGTTCTGATCGCCGCCGCGGGCGGGATTCACAGGGCTTGCAGGGTGTAGAGCGCGTCCGTGGTCACGACGGTCGCGCCGAGGGTATAGCGCAGTGTCGGCGTCCATCTCGGGCATCGGCTCCGGATCCGACTGGCGAGCCGACATATGCAGAAGTCAGGACTTACTGCGTGCGAAAAGAATCGCTTGCTGAGCTTTCGCGTCCGGGTCGAGCAGCATCTGAGCCTCGACCACGAATCCGGCATCGCGCAGCCAGGATGCCACCCGGTCAGGCTGACGGCGGTGGACATGGACCTTCATCGGGTGACCGCCATAGCCGTCGGTCTTCAACTGCGACTCGTCGCCGACGTGAAACAGCAGCTGCAGCGGTCCGCCGGGACGCAATGCTCGGTGGAAGTGCCCGAACACGTTCGGCACCTCGTCGTCAGGGATGTGGATCAACGACTGCCAGGCGAGCAGGCCGGCCACCGAAGCGACGGGCAGGTCCAGGTCCGTCATCGAGCCCACCTCGAACCGCAGGCCGGGGTGGTCGCGCCGAGCCACGTCGATCATCGCCGGGGAGAGGTCGACACCGAAGGCGTCGACACCGAGCTCATGCAGGTGGGCGGTGACTTCACCGGGGCCGCAGCCGACGTCCGCGACCGGCCCGCCGCCAGCGACCCGCACGCTGTCGGCGAACAACGCCAGAGCCGCGCGAAGGTACTGGTGTCCGGCGAGGGCGCCGCGCACTTGGTCGGCATAGCTGACCGCGACCGTGTCATAAGAGGTTCGGGTGTCGGCCAACCAGTCATTCGTGGTCATGACCGGCACGATATTCCATGATCACGACCTCGTGGACGGCCGACGCAGAGAGAACCGATCATCGGCCCGCCGACTGGCCCTGAACTCCGCCGCGTTTCCGCGGACCGCAATGCAGGAGAGCACCATGGCGCTGACCACCGAACAGCGCCGCCATAACAAGCCAGCATCCGTGCTGCGATAATGTCGTCAAATGGTCCTTTGACGACACCCGCCGGGGGCGGCGTCCGGTCCGCGCGGATCGTGCGGAAACAGCACTCCCGATCCATTGCCGTCCGTTCCATATTGACGACAGGGTTTGACGACAGATAGAACGGTGAACGAAAGCGATCAGATCGGAGAGGGACACCGCAGTCATGGCCGAACTCGTCTACACGCGGGTCTCCACCGACGAGCAGAGCACCGCGCGCCAGACCCACCTGCTCGCCGAGGCCGGTCTCGTCGACGGCGCGCACGGTGTGCGACTGTTCGCCGACCCGGCCACCTCATCCAAGATCCCCGCGCTGCACCGCGACGGCTTCCGCGAACTCGCCCGATACGCGCGCCCCGGCGACCGGCTCACCGTGTCCGAGCTCTACCGGCTGTGCCGCGACCTGCCCGACATCCTCGCCGTGCGCGAATGGTGCCAGTGGCACCAGGTCAAACTGCGGGTGCTCTCCGGCGCGCTGTCGGGCATCACCGACCTGGCCGCCGCCGACGCGACCACCACCATGCTGGTCAACGTGCTCATCTCGGTCGGCCAGTTCCAGCGCGACCTGCAAAACGAACTCACCCGCGAGGGCCTGGCAGCCGCCCGCGCCAACGGTGCGATATCGGGGCGCCGCCCCCAGGTCGCCACGAACGGGGACCTCGAACAAGTCCGCCGCCAATACCGAGAAGGCGCCAGCATCGCCGCCCTCGCCCGACAACACCGAGTCAGCCGCGTCGCGATCCGCACCGCACTCGC
Encoded here:
- a CDS encoding recombinase family protein, which produces MAELVYTRVSTDEQSTARQTHLLAEAGLVDGAHGVRLFADPATSSKIPALHRDGFRELARYARPGDRLTVSELYRLCRDLPDILAVREWCQWHQVKLRVLSGALSGITDLAAADATTTMLVNVLISVGQFQRDLQNELTREGLAAARANGAISGRRPQVATNGDLEQVRRQYREGASIAALARQHRVSRVAIRTALADLLPDRPEHPAPTDIDEPRSIRIEMPGKLAHHLTAHTADLGETERHALRDGREIRRGQGYSLHVTAPPQIHQALLAAAEPLAHSNAAADRKAYRIYRDRLNPQPPA
- a CDS encoding class I SAM-dependent methyltransferase; translated protein: MTTNDWLADTRTSYDTVAVSYADQVRGALAGHQYLRAALALFADSVRVAGGGPVADVGCGPGEVTAHLHELGVDAFGVDLSPAMIDVARRDHPGLRFEVGSMTDLDLPVASVAGLLAWQSLIHIPDDEVPNVFGHFHRALRPGGPLQLLFHVGDESQLKTDGYGGHPMKVHVHRRQPDRVASWLRDAGFVVEAQMLLDPDAKAQQAILFARSKS